The following proteins are co-located in the Streptomyces sp. DT2A-34 genome:
- a CDS encoding amidase, whose protein sequence is MTSWVGRTAAEIAAAVREKRATPREVVAEHLARIERLDGRVGAFRVVRAEAALAEADEVGSRADLAELPLAGVPVAVKDNLAVHGESNRVGSAATPDTPADHDHITVARLRAAGAVVVGLTNVPELCVFGTTEGVHGTARNPWDTSRTAGGSSGGSAAAVAAGMAPIALGNDGMGSLRIPAANCGLVTIKPGTGVVPAGISDGDWFGMSENGPLATTVEDARLMLSVIAGTEVALPKAPGTHKIAVSLRSPLAGVAVSKPYTTAAREAAGLLIKAGHQVRRANPPYPMSLGLTSLAHWTAGTAVDSQGLDPHRLARRTRVHAAVGRRFLRQVRGSESREQLRRRLEPFFAEYDVLLTPALARRSPKSEPWHERGWLRNIMANTTYSPLTPPWNLTGWPAMSIPFGTLPSGAPCAIQLVGRPGSEAELLDLAEQIEKLRPWQRTAPLDEAVSS, encoded by the coding sequence GTGACCAGCTGGGTCGGCCGGACCGCCGCGGAGATCGCCGCCGCCGTACGCGAGAAGCGGGCCACGCCCCGTGAGGTGGTGGCCGAGCACCTGGCCCGTATCGAGCGGCTGGACGGCCGCGTCGGCGCCTTCCGGGTGGTCCGGGCCGAGGCGGCGCTCGCCGAGGCCGACGAGGTCGGCTCGCGTGCCGACCTCGCCGAACTGCCCCTGGCCGGCGTGCCGGTGGCCGTCAAGGACAACCTCGCGGTGCACGGCGAGTCCAACCGCGTCGGCTCCGCGGCGACCCCGGACACCCCGGCCGACCACGACCACATCACCGTGGCCCGGCTGCGGGCGGCCGGCGCGGTGGTCGTGGGGCTGACGAACGTCCCGGAGCTGTGCGTCTTCGGCACCACGGAGGGCGTCCACGGCACCGCCCGCAACCCGTGGGACACCTCGCGCACGGCGGGCGGCTCGTCCGGCGGCAGCGCGGCCGCCGTCGCCGCGGGCATGGCGCCGATCGCCCTCGGCAACGACGGCATGGGCTCGCTGCGCATACCGGCGGCCAACTGCGGCCTCGTCACCATCAAGCCCGGCACCGGCGTGGTCCCGGCCGGCATCAGCGACGGCGACTGGTTCGGCATGTCGGAGAACGGCCCCCTGGCCACCACGGTCGAGGACGCCCGGCTGATGCTGTCGGTCATCGCCGGCACCGAGGTCGCCCTCCCGAAGGCACCCGGCACGCACAAGATCGCCGTGTCCCTGCGCAGCCCACTCGCCGGGGTCGCCGTCAGCAAGCCGTATACGACCGCCGCCCGGGAGGCCGCGGGGCTGCTGATCAAGGCCGGTCACCAGGTACGGCGCGCCAACCCGCCCTACCCGATGTCGCTGGGCCTCACCTCGCTCGCCCACTGGACGGCGGGCACGGCCGTCGACTCCCAGGGCCTCGACCCGCACCGGCTCGCCCGCCGGACCCGGGTCCACGCGGCCGTCGGCCGGCGCTTCCTGCGTCAGGTGCGGGGCAGCGAGAGCCGGGAGCAGCTGCGCCGGCGCCTGGAGCCGTTCTTCGCCGAGTACGACGTGCTCCTGACCCCCGCCCTCGCCCGCCGCTCCCCCAAGTCCGAGCCCTGGCACGAGCGGGGCTGGCTGCGCAACATCATGGCCAACACCACCTACTCGCCGCTGACCCCGCCGTGGAACCTCACCGGCTGGCCCGCGATGTCGATCCCCTTCGGCACGCTGCCCTCCGGAGCGCCCTGCGCCATACAGCTGGTGGGGCGTCCGGGCTCGGAGGCGGAGCTGCTGGACCTGG